A region from the Paenibacillus humicola genome encodes:
- the larA gene encoding nickel-dependent lactate racemase, whose translation MKTTLLYGKQGLTVEVPDNAVIVEPKDLPGLPDEEQAVKKALQSPIGSPALRDMVKPADKVAIVISDITRPTPNHKLVPWILDELNHIPPENFVIVNGTGTHRDQTREEFVQMLGEQVVDRIRIVNNHCNDKDSLVNLGPCSFGCDVYLNKEYVEADFRIVTGFIEPHFFAGFSGGPKGIMPGIAGIETIMTFHNARMIGDPLATWGNMDDNPLQHMTREINRMCKPDFMLNVTLNGRKEITQVFAGELFEAHEQGCAFAKAHAMIRCDDRFDVVITSNSGYPLDQNLYQAVKGMSAAHKIVKKGGTIISAAECSDGLPNHGNYAEILQMRKTPQEILDLIGSGSFRMLDQWQVQKQAVIQVWADVYVYSSLSDDVVEKAMFRPTTDIEDTLGKLKAKYGESMTVAVLPQGPLTIPYVEE comes from the coding sequence ATGAAAACAACCCTATTGTACGGCAAGCAGGGACTGACCGTAGAAGTGCCGGACAACGCCGTGATCGTCGAGCCCAAGGATCTTCCGGGCTTGCCGGATGAAGAGCAGGCGGTTAAGAAAGCGCTTCAGAGCCCGATCGGCTCGCCCGCGCTGCGCGACATGGTGAAACCGGCGGACAAGGTCGCGATCGTGATCAGCGATATTACGAGACCGACGCCCAATCACAAGCTGGTTCCCTGGATATTGGACGAACTGAATCATATTCCGCCGGAAAATTTCGTCATCGTGAACGGGACCGGCACGCACCGCGACCAGACGAGGGAAGAATTCGTCCAAATGCTCGGGGAACAAGTCGTCGACCGTATCCGGATCGTGAACAATCATTGTAACGATAAGGACTCGCTCGTCAATTTGGGGCCGTGCAGCTTCGGCTGCGACGTTTACCTGAACAAGGAATATGTGGAGGCCGATTTCCGCATCGTGACCGGGTTTATCGAACCTCATTTTTTCGCCGGCTTTTCCGGGGGGCCGAAAGGAATCATGCCCGGGATCGCCGGTATCGAAACGATCATGACCTTCCACAACGCCCGGATGATCGGGGATCCGCTCGCCACATGGGGGAATATGGATGATAATCCGCTCCAGCATATGACCCGCGAGATCAACCGGATGTGCAAGCCCGATTTTATGCTCAACGTCACCTTGAACGGTCGTAAGGAGATTACGCAGGTGTTTGCGGGCGAGCTGTTCGAAGCGCACGAGCAGGGCTGCGCTTTCGCGAAAGCGCATGCGATGATTCGATGCGACGATCGGTTCGACGTCGTCATCACGTCCAATTCCGGCTATCCGCTCGACCAAAATTTATACCAGGCCGTGAAAGGGATGAGCGCCGCCCATAAAATCGTCAAAAAGGGCGGAACGATTATCAGCGCCGCCGAATGCTCGGACGGACTGCCCAATCACGGGAATTATGCGGAAATTTTGCAAATGCGAAAAACGCCGCAGGAGATTCTGGATCTGATCGGCAGCGGCAGCTTCCGGATGCTCGATCAATGGCAGGTGCAGAAGCAGGCCGTGATCCAGGTATGGGCCGACGTGTATGTATACTCCTCCTTAAGCGACGACGTCGTCGAAAAGGCGATGTTTCGCCCGACGACGGACATCGAAGATACGCTCGGCAAGCTAAAAGCGAAATACGGCGAGTCGATGACGGTAGCCGTGCTGCCGCAGGGACCGCTGACCATTCCTTATGTGGAAGAATAA
- a CDS encoding GntR family transcriptional regulator, protein MAELNRLNRIPLYLQLKEVITEKIENGEWLPGEKIPTEDSLQKQFDISRITVRQAISDLVVSGLLTRIQGKGTFVAEPKLANIRPELTGFTYEMGGHHAVESLVLDCSKMIASERIRRKFDLSPNVEVMKLERIRLVDGQPVGLQKAFLNISITPGIDLNKYDFSRQSLYASLEAEGVELLEAEETVEAKLADDLQASLLRIPAGAPVMHLTRLTKLKDGRTYEYAEMIFRGDKYKYTAKLNLKP, encoded by the coding sequence ATGGCAGAGCTAAACCGGCTAAACCGCATTCCATTATATTTACAGCTGAAAGAGGTCATTACCGAAAAAATCGAGAACGGCGAGTGGCTTCCCGGGGAAAAGATTCCGACGGAAGACAGTCTGCAGAAGCAGTTCGACATCAGCCGCATTACGGTGCGGCAAGCGATCAGCGACCTTGTTGTCAGCGGGCTGCTGACGCGCATTCAAGGGAAAGGCACCTTCGTCGCCGAGCCGAAGCTGGCCAATATCCGGCCCGAGCTGACCGGCTTCACCTACGAAATGGGCGGCCATCACGCCGTCGAATCGCTGGTGCTCGACTGCTCCAAAATGATCGCGAGCGAGAGGATCCGCCGGAAATTCGACCTTTCCCCGAATGTCGAGGTGATGAAGCTGGAGCGGATCCGGCTTGTCGACGGGCAGCCGGTCGGCCTGCAGAAGGCGTTCCTCAATATTTCGATTACGCCCGGCATCGACTTGAACAAATACGACTTCTCGAGGCAGTCGCTGTATGCCTCGCTTGAAGCGGAAGGCGTCGAGCTGCTGGAAGCGGAGGAAACCGTCGAAGCGAAATTGGCGGACGATCTGCAGGCCTCGCTGCTCCGGATTCCGGCCGGCGCGCCTGTGATGCACCTCACCAGGCTGACCAAACTAAAGGATGGGAGGACATACGAATATGCAGAGATGATCTTTCGAGGAGATAAGTACAAGTATACCGCCAAGCTGAATTTGAAGCCGTAA
- a CDS encoding BtpA/SgcQ family protein encodes MSGVFPEKSNAIVDIFKTDKAVIGMIHLKALPGAPHFPGGNLDAIFDFAMNDVKVYEDCKVDGLVLENSWDIPFSKPEDIGVDTAAAFAALAVRIKQETKLPIGINCLANGAIPALAVAKAADLPFVRVNQWVNAYVANEGFIEGPSAKAMRFRSQIKGDDIKIFADVHVKHGSHSIVADRTLAEQTRDVIFFDADVLIATGNRTGDETPTDEVLGIKSNTVLPVIVGSGMSVDNAEKILSLCNGCIVGSSLKFDGKWWNPVDPDRVKAFMRVVTELRAKEGVPVEG; translated from the coding sequence TTGTCGGGAGTATTTCCGGAGAAAAGCAACGCAATCGTCGATATCTTTAAAACGGATAAGGCCGTCATCGGTATGATTCACTTGAAAGCGCTGCCGGGAGCGCCTCACTTCCCCGGAGGGAACCTGGACGCGATCTTTGATTTCGCCATGAACGACGTCAAGGTGTACGAGGATTGCAAGGTCGACGGGCTTGTGCTGGAAAATTCGTGGGACATTCCGTTCTCCAAGCCGGAGGACATCGGGGTGGATACGGCAGCTGCATTTGCGGCGCTGGCCGTCCGCATCAAGCAGGAAACGAAGCTGCCGATCGGCATCAACTGCCTTGCCAACGGCGCCATTCCCGCGCTTGCCGTCGCGAAGGCGGCCGATCTGCCTTTTGTCCGCGTCAATCAATGGGTGAACGCCTACGTGGCCAACGAAGGGTTCATCGAAGGGCCTTCGGCGAAAGCGATGCGCTTCCGTTCCCAAATCAAAGGCGACGATATTAAAATCTTCGCCGACGTGCACGTCAAGCACGGAAGCCATTCGATTGTCGCCGACCGCACCCTGGCCGAGCAGACACGAGATGTCATCTTTTTTGACGCGGATGTGCTGATTGCGACGGGGAATCGCACGGGCGACGAAACGCCGACCGATGAAGTGCTCGGTATCAAGTCGAATACGGTTTTGCCGGTCATTGTCGGCAGCGGCATGAGCGTGGACAACGCGGAGAAAATTTTGTCGCTGTGCAACGGCTGCATTGTCGGCAGCTCCCTCAAATTCGACGGGAAATGGTGGAATCCGGTCGATCCGGACCGCGTCAAGGCGTTTATGCGAGTCGTAACCGAGCTGCGCGCGAAGGAAGGTGTCCCGGTTGAAGGCTGA
- the rbsK gene encoding ribokinase codes for MKADPSDIVVFGTIDMDYVCFVDRFPDIGETVTTSDFGQFPGGKAANQAVAAARLGSRVSLVGRVGEDETGRQLKAQMEAEGVNHDFVHYTPGWKTGISMIQVDRDGRNTVVTYPGASARWTKEDIDRAEAKIRQAKYVILQIEMDLEVARHLIRTVRQAGVKLILNLAPVVALDPESLSMVDILIVNETESSQLTGMTVHSVETAHTAAQMLVERGVRQVVITLGEAGAVVKDNALFVYAPSRKVKAVDTTAAGDCFVAAAAHFLSKGEKLAEAVRMAAEVAALSVTKTGAQTSLPTYEEYIKWREEK; via the coding sequence TTGAAGGCTGATCCGTCCGACATCGTCGTCTTCGGAACGATCGACATGGATTATGTCTGTTTCGTGGATCGTTTTCCCGATATTGGCGAGACGGTGACGACGAGCGACTTCGGCCAGTTTCCCGGCGGCAAAGCGGCCAATCAGGCGGTTGCCGCCGCCCGGCTCGGCTCCAGGGTTTCCCTGGTCGGCCGCGTCGGCGAAGACGAAACCGGCCGGCAGCTGAAAGCGCAAATGGAAGCGGAAGGCGTAAATCACGATTTCGTGCATTATACGCCGGGCTGGAAAACGGGCATTTCGATGATCCAAGTGGACCGGGACGGCCGCAACACCGTCGTGACGTATCCGGGAGCCAGCGCCAGGTGGACGAAGGAAGATATCGATCGGGCGGAAGCGAAGATCCGGCAGGCGAAATATGTCATCCTGCAAATCGAAATGGATTTGGAGGTTGCCCGTCACCTGATTCGAACGGTCCGGCAGGCCGGCGTGAAGCTGATTCTCAATTTGGCGCCTGTCGTTGCGCTTGATCCGGAGTCGCTGTCGATGGTCGATATTCTGATCGTGAACGAAACCGAGTCCTCCCAGCTTACCGGGATGACGGTCCACTCGGTGGAGACGGCGCATACGGCGGCGCAAATGCTGGTCGAGCGAGGAGTGCGGCAGGTCGTGATCACGCTTGGCGAGGCGGGGGCCGTCGTGAAGGACAATGCGTTGTTCGTCTACGCTCCCTCGCGGAAGGTCAAGGCGGTCGATACGACGGCCGCAGGTGATTGCTTTGTTGCGGCGGCGGCTCATTTTCTGAGCAAGGGCGAGAAGTTGGCAGAAGCGGTTCGGATGGCGGCGGAGGTCGCGGCGCTGTCCGTCACCAAAACGGGGGCGCAAACCTCGCTCCCGACCTACGAGGAATATATCAAATGGAGGGAAGAAAAATGA
- a CDS encoding ABC transporter substrate-binding protein: MKRLLNSGFIAMLAVMLLLAGCSGGAKTNTPAGDSSTPPSSSSGSETTPPAAAGGTLNISLYLYPTKLDPKYSVSIAEKNLYQSLYDKLLDIDKDGNLIPMLAEKWEISDDKKTYTFHLRKGVKFHDGTDFNADAVKFNFDRYMEDDSAQKNALKSVDTVTVVDPYTVKVQLKQPFAPFLSLMIEKAGMMVSPAAVKKYGADFNNHPVGTGPFMFKEAVAGSSVTLEKNPNYWQAGLPKMDQVVFKTIQDTNVAFVNLKSGDVDITDKFPYKEIDSVKNDPKVTLINEPSLAFEAIYLNTAKPPFNDKALRQAVDLLIDRDAIVKVALNGAGVPGHSPFAPNVFAHGDSDIAAKPDLAKAKQLLNGKTYTFTLKVGTLPSDQQTGQMIQTMLKPAGIDVKLEKVEVAALDEQTKSKNFDAVLAYWSGRQDPDQSIYDWLYSTGTMNYSGYSNPEVDKLLDEARAETDNAKRKATYDQVMAIVQQDVPNVYLYHVNNTIGVSKAVQGFTYIPDGMIRTANISK; this comes from the coding sequence ATGAAAAGGTTGCTGAATTCCGGTTTCATTGCCATGCTGGCGGTCATGCTGTTACTGGCGGGCTGCAGCGGAGGAGCCAAAACGAATACGCCTGCCGGCGATTCGTCGACTCCGCCGTCCTCGTCATCCGGATCGGAAACGACTCCGCCGGCGGCTGCCGGAGGTACGCTCAATATTTCGCTGTACCTGTATCCGACCAAGCTGGATCCGAAATATTCCGTTTCCATTGCTGAGAAGAACTTGTATCAAAGCCTGTATGACAAGCTGCTGGACATTGATAAGGACGGCAACCTGATCCCGATGCTGGCGGAAAAGTGGGAAATTTCGGACGATAAGAAAACGTATACGTTCCACCTGCGCAAAGGCGTTAAATTTCATGACGGAACGGATTTCAACGCCGATGCGGTCAAATTTAATTTCGATCGCTACATGGAGGACGACTCCGCGCAGAAAAACGCGCTGAAATCGGTCGATACGGTTACCGTCGTCGACCCGTACACGGTCAAAGTGCAGCTGAAGCAGCCGTTCGCGCCGTTCCTTTCGCTGATGATCGAAAAAGCGGGCATGATGGTGTCTCCGGCGGCAGTAAAGAAATACGGAGCGGATTTCAATAATCATCCGGTCGGCACCGGTCCGTTCATGTTTAAAGAAGCGGTCGCCGGCTCGTCGGTCACGCTGGAGAAAAATCCGAATTATTGGCAGGCCGGTCTGCCAAAAATGGATCAGGTTGTCTTTAAGACGATTCAGGACACGAACGTCGCTTTCGTCAACCTGAAAAGCGGCGACGTCGATATCACCGACAAATTCCCCTACAAAGAAATCGACAGCGTCAAGAACGACCCGAAGGTGACGTTAATTAACGAGCCGTCGCTCGCGTTCGAAGCCATTTACTTGAACACCGCGAAGCCTCCGTTCAACGACAAGGCGCTGCGCCAGGCCGTGGATTTGCTGATCGACCGCGACGCGATCGTGAAGGTCGCCCTGAACGGCGCAGGCGTGCCGGGGCATTCGCCGTTCGCGCCGAACGTCTTCGCGCACGGCGACAGCGACATCGCGGCGAAGCCGGACCTGGCCAAAGCGAAGCAGCTGCTGAACGGCAAAACGTATACGTTCACGCTGAAGGTCGGCACTCTTCCCTCGGACCAGCAAACCGGGCAAATGATTCAGACGATGCTGAAGCCGGCAGGCATCGACGTCAAGCTGGAGAAGGTCGAGGTCGCCGCCTTGGACGAGCAAACCAAAAGCAAAAACTTCGATGCGGTGCTTGCGTATTGGAGCGGACGCCAGGATCCGGACCAAAGCATTTACGACTGGTTGTACAGCACGGGCACTATGAACTATTCCGGCTACAGCAACCCGGAGGTCGACAAGCTGCTCGACGAAGCGCGCGCCGAAACGGACAATGCGAAGCGCAAGGCAACTTACGATCAGGTGATGGCCATCGTCCAGCAGGACGTTCCGAACGTTTACCTGTATCACGTCAACAACACCATCGGCGTTTCCAAAGCCGTTCAAGGCTTCACTTATATTCCCGACGGTATGATCCGCACGGCCAATATCAGCAAATGA
- a CDS encoding ABC transporter permease, giving the protein MAYILRRLLLTVPVVFMVTIMVFSLLHLLPGDPASVILGPDATPEMLAALREQLGLNKPIALQYWDWLTGVLHGDLGHSLVNNIPVIELIRQSFPATLELTIGTFIVVVLIALPAGIIAAARPGRLADYSSSLFALCGMSIPHFWLGMMFIVLFAMKLGWLPASGYVPFTQNPVTNLSAMILPILSTGLRESAVLMRMVRSSLLDVMNADYVRTAYSKGLRERTVVLRHALKNALVPVVTTSGLIVAGLLGGLVITESIFSIPGFGRLIVDSIFKRDYVTVQGAVLVSALLVIFINLLVDLLYTVIDPRTKSGRGAK; this is encoded by the coding sequence ATGGCCTATATTCTCAGACGTCTGTTGTTGACCGTTCCGGTCGTGTTTATGGTGACGATCATGGTATTCTCGCTGCTGCACCTGCTCCCCGGCGATCCGGCATCGGTCATTCTCGGTCCGGACGCCACGCCGGAAATGCTGGCTGCGCTTCGCGAGCAGCTCGGCTTGAATAAACCGATCGCCCTCCAATATTGGGATTGGTTAACCGGCGTCCTCCACGGAGACCTGGGCCATTCCCTGGTTAACAATATTCCGGTCATCGAGCTGATCCGGCAAAGCTTTCCCGCTACGCTGGAGCTGACGATCGGCACCTTCATCGTCGTCGTGCTAATCGCGCTGCCCGCCGGCATTATTGCGGCGGCCCGGCCCGGCCGGTTAGCGGATTATTCCAGCTCGCTGTTCGCGCTCTGCGGCATGTCGATTCCGCATTTCTGGCTCGGCATGATGTTCATCGTGCTCTTTGCGATGAAGCTGGGGTGGCTGCCGGCCTCCGGATACGTTCCGTTCACGCAAAATCCGGTGACGAACTTGTCGGCGATGATTCTGCCGATCCTGTCGACGGGGCTGCGGGAATCGGCGGTTCTGATGCGGATGGTGCGCAGCAGTCTGCTCGACGTGATGAACGCGGACTATGTTCGCACCGCTTATTCGAAAGGACTCCGGGAGCGGACCGTCGTGCTGCGCCACGCGTTGAAAAACGCGCTCGTTCCGGTCGTGACGACGAGCGGGCTCATCGTGGCCGGTTTGCTCGGAGGCCTGGTCATTACGGAATCGATCTTTTCGATTCCGGGCTTCGGCCGGCTCATCGTCGATTCCATCTTCAAACGCGACTACGTAACGGTGCAGGGAGCCGTGCTCGTATCGGCGCTGCTCGTCATTTTCATCAATCTGCTGGTTGACCTGCTGTATACGGTCATCGATCCGCGGACGAAGTCCGGAAGGGGGGCGAAGTAG
- a CDS encoding ABC transporter permease, producing MNTLAETSAEQPSEERFIRLRAFARNKLSVVGAVIIVLLALTAIFAPVIATHDPINDQDYSAVLQNPSHSHILGTDDIGRDTFSRLVYGARLTILAAVISVGIAVVIGVPIGLITGYFRGFWDEWIVMRAVDAIQAFPSLILALAMAAALGGGFYNAMIAIGIGFIPAFIRITRAQVISVSSLEYVQAARAIGGGHTRVMFLHVLRNSLSPILIQMTLAMASAIIQEAGLSYLGLGASPEQPSWGSMLYIAQGYLNNDPLLAVWPGLAIFLVVLSFNLLGDGIRELLDPKLKK from the coding sequence TTGAACACGCTTGCTGAAACGTCTGCCGAGCAGCCGTCCGAAGAAAGGTTCATCCGCCTCCGGGCATTCGCCCGAAACAAGCTTTCCGTCGTCGGCGCGGTTATTATCGTGCTGCTGGCGCTGACCGCCATCTTCGCGCCTGTTATTGCGACGCACGACCCGATTAACGATCAGGACTATTCGGCCGTGCTGCAAAATCCGAGCCACAGCCATATTCTCGGGACGGACGATATCGGCCGGGACACGTTTTCCCGTCTGGTGTACGGAGCCCGGCTGACGATTCTCGCTGCGGTCATTTCGGTCGGCATCGCCGTCGTGATCGGCGTCCCGATCGGGCTGATTACCGGCTATTTCCGGGGATTCTGGGACGAATGGATCGTCATGCGCGCCGTTGACGCGATTCAGGCGTTCCCGTCCCTGATTCTGGCGCTGGCGATGGCGGCTGCGCTGGGCGGCGGGTTTTACAATGCGATGATAGCCATCGGAATCGGCTTTATCCCGGCTTTCATCCGGATTACCCGCGCGCAGGTCATTTCCGTCTCGTCGCTCGAGTATGTGCAGGCGGCGCGCGCGATCGGAGGCGGCCACACGCGCGTCATGTTCCTGCATGTGCTGCGGAACTCGCTGTCGCCCATCCTGATTCAAATGACGCTTGCCATGGCTTCGGCCATCATCCAGGAGGCGGGGCTGTCGTATCTCGGTCTCGGCGCAAGCCCGGAGCAGCCAAGCTGGGGCTCGATGCTGTACATTGCGCAGGGTTACCTGAACAACGATCCGCTGCTGGCGGTTTGGCCGGGGCTAGCGATCTTTCTCGTCGTGCTCAGCTTCAACCTGCTCGGCGACGGCATCCGGGAGCTGCTCGATCCGAAGCTGAAGAAATAA
- a CDS encoding ABC transporter ATP-binding protein gives MDTLLEISGLKTEFGSGRRTIPAVDGVDLSVGKGEIVGVVGESGCGKSVTSLSVMRLLPRTGARIAAGSIRYNGADLLKLSEDEMRSIRGNEIAMIFQDPMTSLNPVHTIGAQLSEAVMLHRKLSKKEALRHVVDMMRSVHIPGAERLVREYPHRLSGGMRQRVMIAMAMSCNPGLLIADEPTTALDVTIQAQILGLMRELQREQGTSILFITHDLGVVYEMCQRVVVMYAGQIVEEAEVAALFENPSHPYTRGLMRSIPRYDRLQKRLDSIPGQVPMPGSVRQGCRFASRCPEVQPKCLAEAPPLFRLDDKRKSRCWLHEQSAVKETDGI, from the coding sequence ATGGATACGCTACTGGAAATCAGCGGTCTCAAGACCGAGTTCGGAAGCGGCCGAAGGACGATTCCGGCGGTCGACGGCGTCGACTTGTCGGTCGGCAAAGGCGAGATCGTCGGCGTCGTCGGCGAATCCGGCTGCGGCAAAAGCGTCACGTCGTTATCCGTCATGCGGCTGCTCCCGCGAACCGGCGCGCGCATCGCAGCGGGCTCGATCCGGTATAACGGCGCCGATTTGCTGAAGCTTTCGGAGGATGAAATGAGGTCGATTCGGGGCAACGAAATCGCCATGATTTTTCAGGACCCGATGACGTCGCTGAACCCCGTGCATACGATCGGCGCGCAGCTGAGCGAAGCGGTCATGCTGCACCGCAAGCTGTCGAAAAAGGAAGCGCTGCGCCACGTGGTCGACATGATGCGCAGCGTTCATATTCCCGGAGCGGAGCGTCTTGTGCGCGAATATCCGCACCGGCTGTCGGGTGGCATGCGGCAGCGGGTCATGATCGCGATGGCGATGTCGTGCAATCCGGGTCTGCTCATTGCCGATGAGCCGACAACCGCGCTCGACGTGACGATTCAGGCGCAAATTCTCGGTCTGATGCGCGAGCTGCAGCGGGAGCAGGGCACCTCGATCCTGTTCATTACGCACGATTTAGGCGTCGTATACGAAATGTGCCAACGCGTCGTCGTCATGTATGCCGGCCAAATCGTCGAGGAAGCGGAAGTGGCGGCGCTTTTCGAAAACCCTTCCCACCCGTATACGCGGGGGCTGATGCGGTCGATTCCGCGGTACGACAGGTTACAGAAGCGGCTGGACTCGATTCCGGGCCAGGTGCCGATGCCGGGTTCGGTACGGCAGGGCTGCCGTTTTGCCTCGCGCTGTCCGGAGGTGCAGCCGAAATGTCTGGCGGAGGCGCCGCCTCTATTCCGCTTGGACGACAAACGGAAAAGCCGCTGCTGGCTGCACGAACAATCCGCCGTAAAGGAGACTGACGGGATATGA
- a CDS encoding ABC transporter ATP-binding protein gives MNPLLEVKGLRKYFPVQSEGIGKPKQIVKAVDNVTFDVMEGETLGIVGESGCGKSTTGRSVLRLTEPTGGEVVFQGRNMMALKSGELRKMRRHMQIVFQDPYASLNPRMTVGAILEEPLKIHGLSGGSERKRSVMELLEIVGLTERHYRRYPHEFSGGQRQRIGIARALITKPKLIVADEPVSALDVSIQSQILNLMKDLQEQFKLTYMFISHDLSVVRYISDRIGVMYLGRMVELAPSGGLFEQPLHPYTQALLSAVPQPGGQAARERIVLSGDVPSPANPPSGCAFHTRCRSCMDRCRTEAPAFREIAKGHWTACHLY, from the coding sequence ATGAATCCGCTGCTGGAAGTGAAGGGACTCCGCAAATATTTTCCGGTCCAGTCCGAAGGTATCGGCAAGCCGAAGCAAATCGTGAAAGCGGTCGACAATGTGACGTTCGATGTGATGGAAGGCGAAACGCTCGGCATCGTCGGCGAATCGGGCTGCGGCAAATCGACGACAGGGCGCTCGGTTCTTAGGTTAACCGAGCCGACCGGCGGAGAGGTTGTCTTTCAAGGGCGGAATATGATGGCGCTGAAGTCCGGCGAGCTGCGGAAAATGAGGCGCCACATGCAGATCGTCTTTCAGGACCCGTACGCCTCGCTCAATCCGCGCATGACCGTCGGGGCCATTTTGGAAGAACCGCTCAAGATTCACGGCTTGTCCGGTGGAAGCGAGCGGAAGCGGAGCGTCATGGAGCTGCTCGAGATCGTCGGTCTGACCGAGCGGCATTACCGCCGTTATCCGCACGAATTTTCCGGCGGCCAGCGCCAGCGTATCGGAATCGCCCGGGCGCTGATCACGAAACCGAAGCTGATCGTCGCCGACGAGCCCGTCTCCGCCCTCGACGTCTCGATTCAATCGCAAATTTTGAATTTGATGAAGGATTTGCAGGAGCAGTTCAAGCTGACGTACATGTTCATTTCCCACGATCTGTCCGTCGTGCGGTATATCAGCGACCGGATCGGAGTCATGTATTTGGGACGGATGGTCGAGCTTGCGCCCTCCGGCGGCTTGTTCGAGCAGCCCCTGCACCCGTATACGCAGGCGCTGCTGTCGGCCGTGCCGCAGCCCGGAGGTCAAGCCGCCCGCGAGCGGATCGTGCTGTCCGGAGATGTGCCGAGTCCGGCGAATCCGCCTTCGGGCTGTGCGTTCCATACGCGCTGCCGGTCCTGCATGGACCGGTGCCGGACGGAAGCGCCGGCGTTCCGGGAAATCGCCAAAGGGCACTGGACCGCCTGTCATCTTTATTAG
- a CDS encoding DUF1643 domain-containing protein, with protein MQIPDDRRAGAIIDSSGRYRYALWRCWQEDAPKAAFVMLNPSTADDRRNDPTIARCIAFAKAWGYGSLEVVNLFAYRTAHPDELMHAADPVGKQNDAYMLAAVNRSDLVLLAWGTRGSFWDRHQRVLNLLSRYDLYALGLTKDGFPRHPLYIRADSKPIRYRP; from the coding sequence ATGCAAATCCCGGACGATCGAAGGGCCGGCGCGATCATCGATTCAAGCGGGCGATACCGGTACGCCTTATGGAGATGCTGGCAGGAGGATGCGCCAAAAGCCGCCTTCGTGATGCTGAATCCCAGCACGGCGGACGATCGCCGGAACGATCCGACAATCGCAAGGTGTATCGCCTTTGCGAAAGCATGGGGGTACGGTTCCTTGGAGGTTGTCAATCTATTCGCTTACCGGACCGCGCATCCGGATGAGCTGATGCATGCCGCCGATCCGGTCGGAAAACAAAACGATGCTTACATGCTTGCGGCCGTCAACAGGTCGGACTTGGTTTTATTGGCTTGGGGTACCCGAGGATCGTTCTGGGACCGGCATCAACGAGTGTTAAACCTGCTGTCCCGGTATGATCTGTACGCGCTGGGCTTGACAAAAGACGGGTTCCCCAGGCACCCGTTATACATACGGGCGGATTCCAAGCCGATTCGCTACCGTCCGTAA
- the deoC gene encoding deoxyribose-phosphate aldolase, translated as MASLTPDTNLASYFDHTLLKPDSTAADINRLCEEAMQYRFAAVCVNPCWVPLAAERLQGSGVGVATVVGFPLGASSTLTKMNEARDAVAAGAAEIDMVLNIGTLKSGLIIEAEKDIAAVAEAVSGRALLKVIIETGLLTDKEKVIACELSKSAGADYVKTCTGFSAGKATPEDIALMRRTVGPEMGVKASGGIRDLAAVRALIAAGATRIGASASVAIVTGGSGQGY; from the coding sequence ATGGCATCTTTAACTCCGGACACGAATCTGGCTTCTTATTTCGATCATACGCTGCTCAAGCCCGACAGTACAGCTGCGGACATAAACCGCCTGTGCGAGGAAGCGATGCAGTACCGCTTCGCTGCGGTGTGCGTCAATCCCTGCTGGGTGCCGCTGGCCGCGGAACGCCTTCAAGGCTCGGGCGTTGGCGTCGCCACCGTCGTCGGTTTTCCGCTCGGCGCGAGCAGCACGCTCACGAAAATGAACGAAGCGAGGGACGCGGTTGCCGCCGGAGCCGCGGAAATCGATATGGTGCTGAATATCGGCACGCTGAAATCGGGCCTGATTATTGAGGCGGAGAAGGATATCGCCGCGGTAGCGGAAGCGGTCTCGGGCCGGGCTCTTCTAAAAGTAATCATAGAAACCGGGCTGCTGACCGATAAAGAAAAAGTGATCGCCTGCGAACTCAGCAAATCGGCGGGGGCGGATTATGTGAAAACGTGTACCGGATTCTCGGCGGGCAAGGCGACGCCGGAGGACATCGCCTTGATGCGCCGGACGGTCGGACCGGAAATGGGCGTGAAAGCATCCGGGGGCATTCGGGATTTGGCGGCCGTGCGCGCTTTGATCGCAGCCGGCGCCACAAGAATCGGGGCCAGCGCCAGCGTGGCGATCGTGACCGGAGGAAGCGGCCAAGGCTATTAA